The genome window CGGCTACGACCGCTATCCGGGCACCGTCCCGATCGTGCCGAATGCCGGCGTGATCGTCCTGGCCCTCCTGTACGGCGCCGGCGATTTCAGCCGGGCGCTGCGGGTCGCCGCCATGGCCGGCTGGGACACCGACTGCAATGTCGGCAATGTCGGCGCGATCATGGGGGCCGCCGTCGGCATCGAGGGCATCGACCCGTCCTGGCGCCGGCCCTTGAACGACATCCTGATCAATGCCGGGCTGATCGGCGGCCGCAACCTCATGACGATCCCGCAGGGCGCCGACTTGCTCGCCCGCCTCGGCCGCCGCCTGGCCGGGATCGAGGCCGGACCGGTGCCGCCGCGGCGGCATGTCCGCCACGGCGGGGCCATGGGCGGGTTCCAGGCCAGGGCGACCGGTGGCCTGGGCCGGCCGATCGAATGGCGGCGCTCCACCGACATCGATCCGGCCGGCGCGCTGGCCATCGCGATCCGCAAGCTCGGCGGCACCGGCGAGATCCGGTTGTCGACCCGCAGCCATGTCCGGCCGTCGGAGCTCAGCGGCAATTTCTACGGCGCCAGCTTCTCGCCGCAGATCCATCCCGGCCAGCGGGTGACGGCCCGGCTCTGGGTCCCACCCGATGCGCCGTCCTCGCTGCGCGCCGCCCTCTACGTCCGCGACGACAACCACGACCGCAGCCACCAGGCCGAAACCACGCCGCTGCGGCCGGGCGAATGGCAGGACTTGGCCTTCGACATTCCGCTGCTCGCGGATGCCTGCCTGTCCGAGGTCGGCATCGTGCTGCGCAATCTCGGCGCGGCCTGGGAAGCGGGATCGCTGCACCTGGCCTGGCTCGACTGGGGCGGCGCGCCGCGCTTCTCGACCAGCTTCGCCCGTGAGCGGCCGCAGACCGGCGGCATCAGCCAATGGACCTGGCTGCGCGGCTTCTGGCGGCTGGAGGACGGCGCCTGTCACGCCAGCGGCGCCGGGCTGTCGGAAAGCTACACCGGCGACATCGAGTGGCGTGACTATGCCGTCGCCGCCACCCTGGTCCCGATCGTCGGCCCCGCCCATGCGGTGCTGGCCCGCGTCCAGGGCGCCCGCCGCAGCTACGCCCTCGCTTTGACCGCGGAGGGGCTGACCCTGTTCCGGAAGAACGGGGAACTGCGCCCGGTCCGCTCCGTGGCCTTCGCCTGGACGCACGGCCGAAGCTACCGGCTCGGCATCACCGCCACCGGACCGACCCTGCGCTGCGAGGCGTCGGGTAACGAGGGCTCGGCCCGGTTCGACTGGACCGACGACGCTC of Inquilinus sp. Marseille-Q2685 contains these proteins:
- a CDS encoding ADP-ribosylglycohydrolase family protein gives rise to the protein MIPAGYDDRVYAGWLGKCIGVRFGAPLENWTEAQIRSHVGELVFYLSEDDGRFFKPDDDTAFSMILARIFEDCGASTEVTTQQIAEGWLNYLGDQHGTLWWGGYGVAAMHTAYVNLAAGIPAPLAGSAALNGRIVAEEIGGQIFADIWGLMAPGRPGLAADLSERAARVAWDGNALQGARFVAAMVSAAFAERDPAALIEAALARIDRDGDYAAVVRAMIGAHRRFPDDWRAAFAVLSAEFGYDRYPGTVPIVPNAGVIVLALLYGAGDFSRALRVAAMAGWDTDCNVGNVGAIMGAAVGIEGIDPSWRRPLNDILINAGLIGGRNLMTIPQGADLLARLGRRLAGIEAGPVPPRRHVRHGGAMGGFQARATGGLGRPIEWRRSTDIDPAGALAIAIRKLGGTGEIRLSTRSHVRPSELSGNFYGASFSPQIHPGQRVTARLWVPPDAPSSLRAALYVRDDNHDRSHQAETTPLRPGEWQDLAFDIPLLADACLSEVGIVLRNLGAAWEAGSLHLAWLDWGGAPRFSTSFARERPQTGGISQWTWLRGFWRLEDGACHASGAGLSESYTGDIEWRDYAVAATLVPIVGPAHAVLARVQGARRSYALALTAEGLTLFRKNGELRPVRSVAFAWTHGRSYRLGITATGPTLRCEASGNEGSARFDWTDDAPLGHGQIGLANWGGAHTRFTAVEVG